One Actinomyces respiraculi DNA window includes the following coding sequences:
- a CDS encoding HAD-IIA family hydrolase, with product MTGVKSPSTPNGPAVLLGSAQPLAQAYDCALLDLDGVCFAGEAEVPHAADSVNGARAAGMRLTFVTNNASRAPQTVVDKLARNRIQAKATEVFSAAMDAAALLHEHLEPGAKVLVVGGEGVRQALTDTGFVVVDSATDAPAAVVQGWDPAVDWAMLSEGCYAIIAGALHVATNTDATLPTERGFALGNGSLVKAVANATGKDYLAAGKPHPGIYQRALRRSGGTRPLAVGDRLNTDLTGARASAIPGMHVLTGVSSARDVILADPAERPSYVHTDLRGLLEPHPQPTRDAQGTWHCASSTARVTEDGSLEVDGTPLTGASAALGLDAYRALISAAWEHQDTARATGSSAVITVPEITVTHEDDRP from the coding sequence ATGACCGGCGTGAAGTCCCCCAGCACCCCCAACGGACCGGCCGTCCTGCTGGGCTCCGCACAGCCCCTCGCGCAGGCCTACGACTGCGCCCTGCTCGACCTCGACGGCGTCTGCTTCGCGGGCGAGGCCGAGGTCCCCCACGCCGCCGACTCGGTCAACGGGGCACGCGCCGCAGGCATGCGGCTCACCTTCGTCACCAACAACGCCTCCCGCGCCCCGCAGACGGTCGTCGACAAGCTCGCACGCAACCGCATCCAGGCCAAGGCCACCGAGGTCTTCTCCGCCGCCATGGACGCCGCCGCACTCCTGCACGAGCACCTGGAGCCCGGCGCCAAGGTCCTCGTCGTCGGCGGTGAGGGCGTGCGCCAGGCACTGACCGACACGGGCTTCGTCGTCGTCGACTCCGCCACTGACGCGCCCGCCGCCGTCGTCCAGGGCTGGGACCCGGCCGTGGACTGGGCCATGCTCTCCGAAGGCTGCTACGCCATCATCGCCGGAGCGCTGCACGTCGCCACCAACACCGACGCGACCCTGCCCACCGAGCGCGGCTTCGCCCTGGGCAACGGCAGCCTCGTCAAGGCCGTCGCCAACGCCACCGGCAAGGACTACCTGGCCGCGGGCAAGCCCCACCCCGGCATCTACCAGCGTGCCCTCAGGCGCTCGGGCGGAACCCGGCCCCTCGCCGTCGGCGACCGCCTCAACACGGACCTCACCGGAGCCCGCGCCAGCGCCATCCCCGGCATGCACGTGCTCACCGGAGTCAGCTCCGCCCGCGACGTCATCCTCGCCGACCCCGCCGAGCGCCCCTCCTACGTCCACACCGACCTGCGCGGCCTTCTCGAGCCTCACCCGCAGCCCACCCGGGACGCCCAGGGCACCTGGCACTGCGCCTCCTCCACCGCCCGCGTGACCGAGGACGGCAGCCTCGAAGTCGACGGCACCCCCCTGACCGGTGCCAGCGCCGCCCTCGGTCTCGACGCCTACCGCGCCCTCATCAGCGCCGCCTGGGAGCACCAGGACACCGCCCGCGCCACAGGCTCCTCCGCCGTGATCACGGTCCCCGAGATCACCGTGACACACGAGGACGATCGGCCATGA
- a CDS encoding TlyA family RNA methyltransferase translates to MARLIRIDSELVRRGLARSRTQAAQMVTDGHVSLDGVLVTKPARQVDPAQAIEVITPTGDDYVSRGAHKLAGALDALDARGIAPRVEGRRCLDAGASTGGFTDVLLRRGAAHVVAVDVGYGQLAWSLQSDPRVTALDRTNVRTLDPAAVAPAPGLVVGDLSFISLTLVLPALVAAAADDADLLLMVKPQFEVGKERLGHGGVVRDPELHVETVLAVAQAAHDLSLGVEAVVASPLPGPAGNVEYFISMHAGRLDGDLTGEALTAEVRSAMERGPAGDAVRRYRDRRNP, encoded by the coding sequence ATGGCCAGGCTCATCCGCATCGACTCCGAGCTCGTGCGCCGCGGTCTGGCGCGCTCACGCACGCAGGCGGCGCAGATGGTCACCGACGGCCACGTCAGCCTCGACGGCGTTCTCGTCACCAAGCCCGCCCGGCAGGTCGACCCCGCCCAGGCCATTGAGGTCATCACCCCCACCGGTGACGACTACGTCTCACGCGGCGCCCACAAGCTCGCCGGCGCCCTCGACGCCCTGGACGCGCGCGGCATCGCCCCGCGCGTCGAAGGCCGCCGGTGCCTTGACGCCGGAGCCTCCACCGGCGGTTTCACCGACGTGCTCCTGCGCCGCGGCGCCGCCCACGTCGTCGCCGTCGACGTCGGCTACGGACAGCTCGCCTGGTCCCTGCAGTCGGACCCGCGCGTCACCGCCCTGGACCGCACCAACGTCCGCACCCTCGACCCGGCGGCCGTCGCGCCCGCGCCGGGGCTCGTCGTCGGCGATCTGTCCTTCATCTCCCTCACCCTCGTCCTGCCCGCCCTCGTGGCCGCCGCGGCCGACGACGCCGACCTGCTGCTCATGGTCAAGCCTCAGTTCGAGGTCGGCAAGGAGCGCTTGGGCCACGGGGGAGTGGTGCGCGACCCGGAGCTGCACGTCGAGACCGTCCTCGCTGTCGCGCAGGCCGCCCATGATCTCTCACTGGGTGTCGAGGCCGTCGTCGCCTCCCCGCTGCCCGGCCCCGCGGGCAACGTCGAGTACTTCATCTCCATGCACGCCGGGCGCCTCGACGGCGACCTCACCGGCGAGGCCCTCACAGCCGAGGTCCGCAGCGCCATGGAGCGGGGACCCGCCGGGGACGCCGTCCGCCGTTACCGCGACAGGAGGAACCCGTGA
- a CDS encoding NAD kinase encodes MSATPTPRRVLVLQREHNDQPVPASRRTGSTALVGERVRRALRSHGVQPVAPGDGGADLVLVLGGDGTILRACEIARDLDVPLVGINTGHVGFLAEADPDAVEQVVTDLVAGRYTVDERMTIEVEVETPNGTVTRGWALNEAALEKRDRARMLEIAAGVDGQAVSSFGCDGLLFATPTGSTAYAFSAGGPVIWPEVEALLLVPIAAHALFTRPLVVGPRSCLEVRVRETGLQQAEIWCDGRRMLPVPPHSVIRVRRGERNVRLARLNDAPFSERLVRKFSLPVAGWRETTGAAPTSQDGTS; translated from the coding sequence GTGAGCGCCACACCGACCCCGCGCCGCGTGCTCGTCCTTCAGCGCGAGCACAACGACCAGCCGGTGCCCGCCTCACGCCGCACCGGCTCCACCGCCCTGGTCGGAGAGCGGGTGCGCCGGGCTCTGCGCTCCCATGGCGTCCAGCCCGTCGCCCCCGGGGACGGCGGTGCCGACCTCGTCCTCGTCCTTGGCGGTGACGGCACGATCCTGCGCGCCTGCGAGATCGCCCGCGACCTCGACGTCCCCCTGGTCGGCATCAACACCGGGCACGTCGGCTTCCTGGCGGAGGCGGACCCCGACGCCGTCGAGCAGGTCGTCACAGACCTCGTCGCCGGCCGCTACACCGTCGACGAGCGCATGACCATTGAGGTCGAGGTTGAGACCCCCAACGGCACGGTCACCCGGGGCTGGGCACTCAACGAGGCCGCCCTGGAGAAGCGCGACCGCGCGCGCATGCTGGAGATCGCCGCCGGTGTCGACGGCCAGGCCGTCTCCTCCTTCGGCTGCGACGGCCTGCTCTTCGCCACCCCCACCGGCTCCACCGCCTACGCCTTCTCCGCCGGCGGCCCCGTCATCTGGCCCGAGGTCGAGGCCCTGCTGCTCGTGCCCATCGCCGCCCACGCCCTGTTCACCCGCCCCCTCGTCGTCGGGCCCCGCTCCTGCCTCGAGGTACGGGTGCGCGAGACCGGGCTGCAGCAGGCGGAGATCTGGTGCGACGGGCGCCGGATGCTGCCGGTGCCGCCCCACAGCGTCATCCGGGTGCGCCGCGGCGAGCGCAACGTGCGCCTGGCCAGGCTCAACGACGCCCCCTTCTCCGAGCGCCTCGTGCGCAAGTTCTCCCTGCCCGTTGCCGGCTGGCGCGAGACGACGGGCGCCGCCCCCACCAGCCAGGACGGCACCTCGTGA
- the recN gene encoding DNA repair protein RecN — MIESLHIEDLGVIERAELRLSPGLTALTGETGAGKTMVLTSLGLLLGQRAENTIVRTGTERALVEGTFVLDPDSRAAQRALDAGAELDDDLLIASRTVPAAGRSRAHLGGRSVPSGVLTEVGAHLVSVHGQSDQLRLRSASAQRAALDSLGGSEHTALCRRYAEAYRTLQRCERELADWQADAEDRAAEAARLRQWLEAVEAVAPQPGEDAALTLEADRLDHAEDLRLAAGSARTALAGDEDLPGEAPDVLALIAHAERALAPVADVDPVLAELAGRTRQLSVLAADTASDLGEYLASLDADPARLAWVQDRRGELARLIKEVGGPEEQIDDVDALLTFCERAAERLARIDGPADTSAVLTARRDAARDELGGLARELTAARTALAGLLEEAVTAELEGLQMKGARLIVALEALDEPGPTGAESVTLLLAAHPGAPALPLGKGASGGELSRIMLALEVVLAETSRATQDSPGLSGRFGHQRTLVFDEIDAGVGGRAAREIGRRLARLARSYQVVVVTHLAQVAAWADTQLVVHKEQTAEGRDDDASGDDPVITGPTRTRVLDVHGEDRVRELARMLSGHEDSDAALRHAAELLDEARVAQSQT, encoded by the coding sequence GTGATCGAGTCCCTGCACATCGAGGACCTCGGCGTCATCGAGCGGGCCGAGCTGCGTCTGAGCCCGGGCCTGACCGCCCTGACCGGCGAGACCGGCGCGGGCAAAACCATGGTGCTGACCTCCCTGGGGCTGCTGCTGGGCCAGCGGGCCGAGAACACCATCGTGCGCACGGGCACCGAGCGCGCCCTCGTCGAGGGCACCTTCGTCCTCGACCCGGACTCGCGCGCCGCCCAGCGTGCCCTCGACGCCGGCGCTGAGCTCGACGACGACCTCCTCATCGCCTCGCGCACCGTCCCCGCCGCCGGGCGCTCGCGCGCGCACCTCGGCGGGCGCTCCGTACCCTCCGGCGTCCTGACCGAGGTCGGGGCGCACCTGGTGAGCGTCCACGGCCAGTCCGACCAGCTGCGCCTGCGCTCCGCCTCCGCCCAGCGCGCCGCCCTCGACTCCCTCGGCGGCAGTGAGCACACCGCCCTGTGCCGGCGCTACGCCGAGGCCTACCGCACTCTCCAGCGCTGCGAGCGGGAGCTCGCCGACTGGCAGGCCGACGCCGAGGACCGGGCCGCTGAGGCCGCGCGCCTGCGCCAGTGGCTCGAGGCTGTCGAGGCGGTGGCCCCCCAGCCCGGGGAGGATGCCGCCCTCACCCTCGAGGCCGATCGCCTGGACCACGCCGAGGACCTGCGCCTGGCCGCCGGGTCTGCCCGCACCGCGCTGGCCGGCGACGAGGACCTTCCCGGGGAGGCCCCCGACGTCCTCGCCCTCATCGCCCACGCCGAGCGGGCCCTGGCCCCCGTCGCCGACGTCGACCCTGTGCTGGCCGAGCTGGCCGGGCGCACCCGGCAGCTGTCCGTCCTGGCCGCCGACACCGCCTCCGACCTGGGGGAGTACCTCGCCTCCCTCGACGCCGACCCGGCCCGCCTGGCCTGGGTCCAGGACCGTCGTGGTGAGCTCGCCCGGCTGATCAAGGAGGTTGGTGGCCCCGAGGAGCAGATCGACGACGTTGACGCCCTCCTCACCTTCTGTGAGCGTGCCGCCGAGCGCCTGGCACGGATCGACGGGCCCGCGGACACCTCCGCCGTGCTCACCGCCCGGCGTGACGCCGCCCGCGACGAGCTGGGTGGTCTTGCCCGCGAGCTGACGGCTGCCCGCACCGCGTTGGCCGGGCTCCTCGAGGAGGCGGTCACCGCCGAGCTCGAGGGCCTGCAGATGAAGGGGGCGCGCCTCATCGTTGCGCTTGAGGCCCTGGACGAGCCGGGCCCCACCGGCGCCGAGAGCGTCACCCTGCTCCTGGCCGCGCACCCCGGTGCTCCGGCCCTTCCACTGGGCAAGGGCGCCTCCGGCGGTGAGCTCAGCCGCATCATGCTCGCCCTTGAGGTGGTGCTCGCCGAGACCTCGCGCGCCACCCAGGACTCGCCCGGTCTCTCCGGCCGGTTCGGGCATCAGCGCACCCTCGTCTTCGACGAGATCGATGCCGGGGTCGGGGGACGTGCTGCGCGCGAGATCGGGCGCCGCCTGGCCCGTCTCGCCCGCAGCTACCAGGTGGTGGTCGTCACCCACCTGGCCCAGGTCGCCGCATGGGCCGATACCCAGCTCGTCGTCCACAAGGAGCAGACGGCCGAGGGGCGCGACGACGACGCATCCGGAGATGACCCCGTCATTACGGGCCCCACCCGCACTCGTGTCCTCGATGTGCACGGCGAGGACAGGGTGCGCGAGCTCGCCCGCATGCTCTCCGGGCACGAGGACTCCGACGCTGCCCTGCGCCACGCCGCTGAGCTGCTGGACGAGGCACGCGTGGCACAATCCCAGACGTGA
- the steA gene encoding putative cytokinetic ring protein SteA encodes MRNPFRRQTASDPARPSGVVRVDARTKNLTKRLQAGDVAVIDHTDLDRVAAEALVEAGPAAVLNAAPSVSGRYPNLGPGIVVDAGIPLVDDLGPDVMRLREGQRVVIDLNDGESRGTVRLRGSDEVLAQGTVQTAESVADAMEAAKEGLAVQLEAFAANTMEYMRGERDLLLNGVGMPDVRTPMSGRHVLVVVRGYSYKEDLAALRPYIREYKPVIIGVDGGADAVLEAGFTPHMIVGDMDSVSDKALRCGAEVIVHAYRDGHAPGLTRVEELGVEHLVFAATGTSEDIAMLLADAAGAELIVAVGTHATLLEFLDKGRAGMSSTFLTRLKVGGRLIDAKGVSRLYRTRISGWQLLLLALSGLIALFVALSFTPAGQTFLGLSGAVWDELLTFLRSLIGLAPDSPSV; translated from the coding sequence GTGAGAAACCCGTTCCGCAGGCAGACGGCGTCAGATCCCGCGCGCCCCAGCGGCGTGGTCCGGGTGGACGCGCGCACCAAGAACCTGACCAAGAGGCTCCAGGCCGGTGACGTCGCCGTTATCGACCACACCGACCTCGACCGTGTCGCCGCCGAGGCCCTGGTCGAGGCCGGGCCCGCCGCCGTCCTCAACGCTGCGCCCTCCGTCTCCGGCCGCTACCCCAACCTCGGGCCCGGCATCGTCGTTGACGCAGGCATCCCCCTCGTTGACGACCTCGGCCCCGACGTCATGCGCCTGCGCGAGGGTCAGCGCGTCGTCATCGACCTCAACGACGGCGAGTCCCGCGGCACCGTCCGCCTGCGCGGCTCTGACGAGGTCCTGGCCCAGGGCACCGTCCAGACCGCCGAGAGCGTCGCCGACGCCATGGAGGCGGCCAAGGAGGGACTGGCCGTCCAGCTCGAGGCCTTCGCCGCCAACACCATGGAGTACATGCGCGGCGAGAGGGACCTGCTGCTCAACGGCGTCGGCATGCCGGACGTGCGCACCCCCATGAGCGGACGCCACGTCCTGGTCGTCGTGCGCGGCTACTCCTACAAGGAGGACCTGGCGGCCCTACGGCCTTACATCCGCGAGTACAAGCCCGTCATTATCGGCGTCGACGGCGGTGCGGACGCCGTCCTCGAGGCCGGCTTCACGCCCCACATGATCGTCGGCGACATGGACTCGGTCTCGGACAAGGCGCTGCGCTGCGGCGCCGAGGTCATCGTCCACGCCTACCGCGACGGACACGCCCCCGGGCTCACGCGCGTCGAGGAGCTGGGGGTGGAACACCTTGTCTTCGCCGCCACGGGCACGAGCGAGGACATCGCCATGCTCCTGGCCGACGCCGCCGGGGCCGAGCTCATCGTCGCCGTGGGCACGCATGCGACCCTGCTGGAGTTCCTGGACAAGGGACGCGCGGGCATGTCCTCCACCTTCCTCACCCGGCTCAAGGTCGGCGGGCGCCTCATCGACGCCAAGGGCGTTTCGCGTCTGTACCGCACCCGCATCTCCGGCTGGCAGCTGCTGCTGCTGGCACTGTCCGGGCTTATCGCCCTCTTCGTCGCCCTCTCCTTCACGCCGGCCGGCCAGACCTTCCTCGGCCTGTCCGGTGCGGTGTGGGACGAGCTCCTGACCTTCCTCCGCTCGCTGATCGGCTTGGCGCCGGACAGCCCCTCCGTTTGA
- a CDS encoding copper transporter — protein MIDFRYHLVSLISVFLALAVGVVLGAGPLQNSLGTALNDQVTSLREDRNETRARLEATMSAVNERDEYILAAADALLPGTLEGRKIALVILPGALGEDIDAVSASLEQAGATVVGRVSLTSAWAQVSRATYRSTYSGSVAGYLDGVPATAEPNAILGRALAASLTRTDQNASTLTGMLTASAQGADPLMTVDAELTAPADGAVVIGPRASQATDEQAGATPTDAEDSAAWTQALVGLAAAPTLVLGSAEADTDLVAALRTAASPVATVDSVGQATATVSVPLAMAEALTGGHGHYGFDEGADMVMPAVATSVTPAAAQASTDLGRTRPAEGGEG, from the coding sequence ATGATCGACTTCCGCTACCACCTTGTCTCGCTCATCTCCGTCTTCCTCGCCCTCGCCGTCGGCGTTGTGCTCGGCGCGGGCCCGCTGCAGAACTCGCTCGGCACCGCGCTCAACGACCAGGTCACCTCCCTGCGTGAGGACCGCAACGAGACCCGGGCGCGGCTCGAGGCCACCATGAGCGCCGTCAACGAGCGCGACGAGTACATCCTGGCCGCCGCCGACGCCCTGCTGCCCGGCACCCTTGAGGGCCGCAAGATCGCCCTCGTCATCCTGCCCGGGGCGCTGGGCGAGGACATCGACGCCGTCTCGGCCAGCCTCGAGCAGGCCGGCGCCACCGTCGTCGGCCGTGTGAGCCTCACCAGTGCCTGGGCGCAGGTCTCGCGGGCCACCTACCGCTCCACCTACTCCGGCTCCGTCGCCGGGTACCTGGACGGTGTGCCCGCCACCGCCGAGCCCAACGCCATCCTCGGGCGGGCCCTGGCCGCCTCCTTGACCAGGACCGACCAGAACGCCTCGACCCTTACCGGCATGCTCACCGCCTCCGCCCAGGGCGCGGACCCGCTCATGACCGTTGACGCCGAGCTCACCGCTCCGGCGGACGGCGCCGTCGTCATCGGTCCTCGCGCGAGTCAGGCCACCGATGAGCAGGCCGGCGCCACCCCGACCGACGCCGAGGACTCCGCCGCGTGGACCCAGGCCCTGGTGGGTCTCGCCGCCGCGCCGACGCTCGTGCTGGGCTCCGCCGAGGCGGACACCGACCTCGTTGCGGCCCTGCGCACCGCGGCCTCACCCGTTGCCACCGTCGACTCCGTTGGCCAGGCCACTGCCACCGTGTCGGTGCCCCTGGCCATGGCCGAGGCTCTCACCGGGGGTCACGGACACTACGGCTTCGACGAGGGCGCGGACATGGTGATGCCCGCCGTTGCCACATCCGTCACTCCGGCAGCGGCCCAGGCCTCCACCGACCTGG